The following DNA comes from Salegentibacter mishustinae.
TTGTTTATATCTTTAACGTATGAAATGGGCTTCAGCACTACAGGACTATTGCAACTATTTACGCATAGAACGCGGACTTTCAGATAATTCAATTACCAATTACAGACTGGATGTTGTAAAACTTATCAACTTTTTAGACGTTAAAAAACATAAGGTCTCTCCTACCCAAATTTCCGAAGAAATTGTTCAGCAATTTATTTATGAGATCGCTAAAGAAGTCAATGCCCGCTCACAATCACGCATAATATCTGGTTTACGCGGATTTTTTAATTACCTGATCTTTGAAGATTACCGAAAAGATAACCCCCTGGACCTAATAGAATCTCCTAAAATAGGTCGAAAACTTCCAGATACTATTTCTACTGAAGAAATAGACCTGCTTATTGAAACGGTAGACCTAAGCAAAGCCGAAGGTGAACGCAATCGCGCTATTTTAGAGACTTTATATGGCTGCGGCTTACGTGTTAGCGAATTAACCGATTTAAAGATCTCTGACCTTTATTTTGAAGAAGGCTTTATCAAAATTACAGGGAAAGGCAACAAACAGCGCCTGGTTCCAACTTCAGACTATACCATGAAGTTTATCAACATTTATAAAGATGAAGTTAGAATTCATCAGAAAATAAACAAGGACGATTCAGATATCTTGTTTTTAAACCGGCGCGGAGGCAAACTTACGCGCGCAATGATCTTTACCATTATTAAGCGCTTAGCCGAAAAAGCCGGAATTAAAAAGAAAATAAGTCCGCATACTTTCCGTCATTCTTTTGCTACCCATTTATTGGAAAACGGCGCCGATCTAAGAGCAATTCAGCAAATGTTAGGTCACGAGAGTATCACTACTACCGAAGTCTATATGCACGTAGATCGCAAACATCTTCGGGAAGTTGTAGAGCAATTTCACCCACGACGCTAAAATGCTATTAAAGTTGGGTTAAAGCGCTTTTAAATCTTCTTATTGCCTTTATTTATTAGTAATTTCAAGCAAAACAATTTTAAAAAATTACTGTGGAAACTCTGTTTCCTTTAAAACCTAAAAAATGAAAACATTAAAATTTAAAAATGGCGATGAAATGCCAGCCATAGGTTTAGGAACCTGGAAATCTGGAAAAGAAGAAGTAAAAGAAGCTGTGAAATTTGCTTTAAATAATGGTTACAGACATATAGATTGTGCTGCCACTTATGGGAACGAAGACGCCGTTGGCGAAGCTTTTTCTGAAGTTTTTAATGAAGGAAAAATAAAGCGGGAAGAAGTTTGGATCACTTCAAAATTATGGAATAACGCACATAAAAAAGAAGATGTAATCCCTGCGCTTAAAAAAACTTTACAAGACCTTCAATTAGATTATCTTGACCTATATCTTATTCACTGGCCGGTAGCTTTTAAACCCGATGTGAGTTTTCCTGAAAATGATGAAGACTACTTATCCTTAGAGGAAGCGCCACTTATTGAAACCTGGAATATGATGCTGGAGGCCAAAAAGCAAGGCCTGGTAAAACACGTTGGAGTTTCTAATTTTAGTACAATGAAATTGGAAGAATTAATGGAAGAAGCCTCCGAAAGCCCTGAAATGAACCAGGTAGAACTTCACCCATATCTTCAGCAAAATGAATTATTAGAATTTTGTAGTAAGAACAAAATTCACGTGACTGCATTTTCTCCACTTGGCAGCGGCGATAGACCTGATGGCATGAAAGCGAAAGACGAACCTTCATTGCTGGAAAATCCTGTGATAAAGAAAATCGCTAAGAAACATGGAGCCACCGCAGGCCAGGTTTTAATCAAATGGAGCGAAACCCGTGGAACTGCCGTAATTCCTAAATCTACGAACGAGAGTCGTATTAGAGAAAACCTGCAAAGCACTGGGGTTAATCTGGATGAAACAGATTTAAAAGAAATTGCAGAATTAGATGAGCATTTTAGATATGTAACCGGGGAGTTTTTTGTTACCAAAGGTAACTCCTACGAGAACATTTATGACGACGACGATTACAAATCTTAAGTAGTTAAACCTACCGAAGACTTGTTCAACAAACACCAATAAAAAATGCCTTAGAAAATTTTCTAAGGCATTTTTTTAGTTCCTATTAAATCATAAGGTGTATAAAATTAGGCCCTATGAATTAATTTAAATTACCTACTTCGCGATATTAACCGCTCTGGTTTCACGAATTACAGTTACTTTAACCTGTCCCGGATAAGTCATATCGGTCTGGATCTTTTGAGAAATTTCAAAAGAAAGATTATTGGCTTTCTCATCGTTTACTTTTTCGCTCTCTACGATTACACGTAGCTCACGTCCCGCCTGTATAGCATAAGCTTTTTTCACTCCACCAAAACCGAAAGCAATATCCTCAAGATCTTTTAAACGTTGAATATATGAATCTAACACCTGTCTTCTAGCACCCGGTCTTGCACCGCTAATCGCATCACAAACCTGTACAATAGGAGACAATAAAGAATTCATCTCGATCTCGTCGTGGTGAGCTCCAATAGCGTTACAAACTTCTGGCTTTTCACCGTGCTTCTCTGCCCATTGCATTCCAAGAATAGCGTGAGGCGTCTCAGTCTCGGTTTCCGGCACTTTACCAATATCGTGGAGTAATCCGGCACGTTTGGCAAGTTTAGGATTTATACCCAGCTCCGATGCCATCACACCACAAAGTTTAGCAACTTCCCTGGAGTGTTGTAGTAGGTTTTGACCATAAGAAGAACGATATTTCATTCGTCCTACTAATTTGATTAATTCAGGGTTTAAACCGTGAATTCCTAGATCAATTACGGTACGCTTACCAATATCTATAATCTCCTCGTCAATTTGTTTACGGGTCTTTTTAACAACTTCTTCAATTCTCGCCGGGTGAATTCTACCATCGGTCACCAGTTTATGCAACGATAAACGAGCCACTTCCCTTCTAACTGAATCGAAACAAGAAAGAATAATAGCTTCGGGAGTATCATCTACGATAATTTCAACGCCGGTAGCGGCTTCTAAAGCTCTAATATTTCTACCTTCCCGGCCAATAATTCTACCTTTTACATCGTCGCTTTCCAGGTTGAAAACCGAAACGCAATTTTCTACAGCTTCTTCAGTTCCAATTCTTTGGATGGTAGTAATAATAATTTTCTTGGCTTCCTGCTGTGCAGTTAACTTAGCTTCTTCTACAGTATCCTGAATCAAGGCCATTGCATCTGTTCTTGCACTATCCTTCAAAGCTTCTGTAAGCTGTGCTTTAGCTTCATCCGCAGAAAGGCCTGAGATCACTTCTAATTGCTGAATTTGGCTGTTGTGAAGTTTATCTATTTCCTCTTGTTTCTTTTCAAGATATTCAATACGATGATTATAATCTGCCAGCTTCTCATCGAACTCCTTATTGAGTTTTTTGTTTTTGGAAAGTTCTCCTGAAACCTGAGATTCTTTATCCCTGATACGTTTTTCAGCATCATTCATCTTCTTATCGCGGTTCATGATCACTTTCTCATGTTCCGATTTTAGCTCAATGAACTTCTCTTTTGCCTGAAGAATTTTATCTTTCTTGATACTTTCTCCTTCAGATTTTGCTTCTTTTAGAATGTTGGCTGCCGTTTTCTTAGCATTTTTAATGGTTTGTGAAGCTCTCTTCCGCTCCAATTGTTTGGCTATTGCAAACCCTATTGCTATACCAACTACTCCAATAACTATATTTAATAATATGTCCATATTTAAAATTTATGTATAAAAAAAGCCTGTATTAGATAGGTTTTTGGATTAAACTCCTTAAAAACAAGTTTAGGGCTAACAAGCTGATCAAGAATCCGCTCTAAGGCGGCGCGCTTTTACAACTTAGACTCACCCTTTTTAAAGAATCTCTGTTGAGTTTATCAAAATATCACTAATACAGGCAGTAACCTTTATTTATTTAAAGAACGTTTACGATACTAAATGCTTCTGCAGCAAATCATTAAGCGATTTTAGTTTATTTTCTGCTTCAAGCGTATCTGTAGATCTATCTATATCTTTTTGCTCGGTTTGGGCGGCAAACTGCAAGGCACACATTGCCAATACATCCTGCTTATCCCTTACGGCATAACTTTGCTCAAATTGCTTAATCATAGCCTCAATTTTCTTGGCAGCCTTGCGTAAACCTTCTTCCTGTTGAGGATTAATAGTTAAAGGATATACACGATCTGCAATAGAAAGTTTTATTTTTAATTTATCGGCCATATATTTTATTCAGATAATTGAACAATGCATTGATCAATTTCCCTTATTAAGCTGTTTAATTTAAGCTTAGTCTCTGTTTTGAATTCGGTACTGCCCAGCATTGCATTGGCGGCTTTAAGGTTTTGAACTTCGAGATTAGATCCTTCCAATTTTTGGGCTAATCTTTGATTTTCTTCTTTTACAGTGGTCATTTCTGCCTCTAAAGAACTATGAACCTGCTTTAAATTTTCATACTTATGAAGCAGTTTACTAATCCTATTTTCAAGGCTATCAACGATTTCTGTCAATTCACTCATAAAAGCCAAATGTAATGCTTATCCCCACAAAGTTAACATTCGCACTCTAATATGCCAATTGTTTTTTCGTCTATTTTTAAAAATAAGCAAGACTATTGCTAAGTTTCTAAGCACTAAGGCTTTAATTTTTGGTTAAACTTTAATTAACTTTACAGCCCCATTAGACCCCTAAAGAATTTTATATGAAATCTATTTTAGCTGTTTTTCTTTTATTAATTAGTACGATAGCCCTGGCACAGCCAAATGTCCCGAAAGATTACTTTCAAAACCCATTAGATGTACCCCTGGTTTTATCAGGAACTTTTGGAGAATTACGCTCTAATCATTTTCACAGCGGTTTAGATATTAAAACCCAACAGAGACAGGGACTGGATGTAGTAGCTTCAGCCAAAGGATACGTTAGCCGAATCAATATTCAGCATTATGGCTACGGAAAAGCGCTTTATGTGCAGCATCCTAACGGCTACACTACAGTGTATGCCCATTTAAAGAAATTCTCGCCTGAAATTGAAGCTTATGTAAAGAAGCGCCAATATGCTAACGAAACTTATGAAATAGAACTTTTCCCTGAAGCGAACGAATTGCAAGTGGAAGCAAATGAGCTTATCGCTTTTAGCGGAAATACCGGTGGCAGTGGCGGCCCTCACTTGCATTTTGAAATTCGTGATGGTAGCCAACGCCCCATGAATCCAAAACTCTTCGGAATAGAAATCAACGATAATCGCGCCCCGATAATAGATGGCTTATATGCTTATCCTTTAGATGCAGATGCGCACATAAATAATTCCCGCGAGCGGCAAAAGATAAATCTTATTCCGCTGGAAGACGGTAGTTATATTGCTAATGAAATTGATGCCTGTGGTAATATTGGATTCGGAGTCTCTTCGGTAGATCAGCAAGATGGAGCACCTAACCGAAACGGAGTCTATCAAATTGAAGCCGAGTTAAATGGCGATCGTGTGTTCACTTTACCCTTTAAACGTTTTTCTTTTGCTGAAAGTCGACATTTAAATCAACTTATAGATTATGAATACTACAGCAAAAACAAAAAACGCATTCAGAAACTTTTTGTTGAAAACGGAAATCCCCTAAGCCTTTATGAAGATGTAGTCAATAAAGGAGAATTATATATTCAGGATAGTCTCAATTATAATTATACTATAAAAGTGAGCGATTTTGCCGGAAACGAACGAATAATAAGAGTTCCTATCCAGGGAATGCAGCGCAACGATATCCCGCCTAAAAAGGAAGAAAAAACAGATTATTTTGCGCAGGCAAATCAGCCGTTTGCTGCTGAAGCTAACGGAATGGATATCTATATCCCAAAAGGAAGTCTTTACAAAGACACTTACCTCGATATCGAATTTGGAGAGGACAAAGTGAAAGTTCATAACGACCACACCCCACTGCATACAAACATTACCATAGGCTTTGATGTAAGTGGATATTCTGCTGAAGAAAAAGAAAAACTGTTTATTGCCAGGCTAGGCTATAATGATCGCCCAAATTATTCCTCCACTTACAAAAAAGTAAACCGCTTTACGACCAGGACAAGAACTTTTGGGGAATACACCCTGGCTTCAGATGTTACATCGCCAAAAATATGGCCCACGAATTTTAATGATGGCCAGTGGATCTCCAACAACAGCACTCTACAGGTTAAGATAAGCGATGATCTATCGGGAATTAAGAGTTATCGAGCTACAGTTAATGGTAAATTCATATTGATGGAATATGAATATAAAAACAATACATTAACTCACGATTTTAGCGATGGCGTAGTCACTGAAACCGAAAATGAGTTGAAAATTATTGTAACCGATAATGTTGGAAACAGTAATATTTATGAAGCAACATTTTTTAGGAAGAATTCTTAAAAACAGAAGTAAGTTTTTAATGAAAGAAAATAAAAGGCTATTTGAAATATCTTTAATTCGTCATCCTGAATTTATTTCAGGATCTAAGTTGTTGCAAATTGCAACGTGTTAGAAGCTGAAACAAGTTCAGCTTGACGTAAATTAGATATTTCAGATAGCCTCTATTATTAAACTTTTGGAAAGTTATGTTTTAATAAACTAGCCTCTCCTCCACTTACTCGTTTCCTCAAAAACGTGCTCCAAAATCTTTTTATCTTCTTCAGAAAATTCTATGCTTCGGCGTTTCATAACGATTTCAGCAACTTCAAAAGCTTTTTCGGTTTTGTAAACCGTCGTTCCGGCGCTGCCACCCCAACTAAAACTAGGCACAAAATTCCGTGGAAATCCTGCTCCAAAAATATTCGCGCTAACGCCTACTACCGTTCCGGTATTGAACATTGTATTGATGCCACATTTACTGTGATCAGCCATCATTAATCCACAAAATTGTAACCCGGTTTTAGCAAAACCTTCGGTTTCATAATCCCATATG
Coding sequences within:
- the xerD gene encoding site-specific tyrosine recombinase XerD translates to MKWASALQDYCNYLRIERGLSDNSITNYRLDVVKLINFLDVKKHKVSPTQISEEIVQQFIYEIAKEVNARSQSRIISGLRGFFNYLIFEDYRKDNPLDLIESPKIGRKLPDTISTEEIDLLIETVDLSKAEGERNRAILETLYGCGLRVSELTDLKISDLYFEEGFIKITGKGNKQRLVPTSDYTMKFINIYKDEVRIHQKINKDDSDILFLNRRGGKLTRAMIFTIIKRLAEKAGIKKKISPHTFRHSFATHLLENGADLRAIQQMLGHESITTTEVYMHVDRKHLREVVEQFHPRR
- a CDS encoding aldo/keto reductase; translation: MKTLKFKNGDEMPAIGLGTWKSGKEEVKEAVKFALNNGYRHIDCAATYGNEDAVGEAFSEVFNEGKIKREEVWITSKLWNNAHKKEDVIPALKKTLQDLQLDYLDLYLIHWPVAFKPDVSFPENDEDYLSLEEAPLIETWNMMLEAKKQGLVKHVGVSNFSTMKLEELMEEASESPEMNQVELHPYLQQNELLEFCSKNKIHVTAFSPLGSGDRPDGMKAKDEPSLLENPVIKKIAKKHGATAGQVLIKWSETRGTAVIPKSTNESRIRENLQSTGVNLDETDLKEIAELDEHFRYVTGEFFVTKGNSYENIYDDDDYKS
- the rny gene encoding ribonuclease Y, translating into MDILLNIVIGVVGIAIGFAIAKQLERKRASQTIKNAKKTAANILKEAKSEGESIKKDKILQAKEKFIELKSEHEKVIMNRDKKMNDAEKRIRDKESQVSGELSKNKKLNKEFDEKLADYNHRIEYLEKKQEEIDKLHNSQIQQLEVISGLSADEAKAQLTEALKDSARTDAMALIQDTVEEAKLTAQQEAKKIIITTIQRIGTEEAVENCVSVFNLESDDVKGRIIGREGRNIRALEAATGVEIIVDDTPEAIILSCFDSVRREVARLSLHKLVTDGRIHPARIEEVVKKTRKQIDEEIIDIGKRTVIDLGIHGLNPELIKLVGRMKYRSSYGQNLLQHSREVAKLCGVMASELGINPKLAKRAGLLHDIGKVPETETETPHAILGMQWAEKHGEKPEVCNAIGAHHDEIEMNSLLSPIVQVCDAISGARPGARRQVLDSYIQRLKDLEDIAFGFGGVKKAYAIQAGRELRVIVESEKVNDEKANNLSFEISQKIQTDMTYPGQVKVTVIRETRAVNIAK
- a CDS encoding cell division protein ZapA, which translates into the protein MADKLKIKLSIADRVYPLTINPQQEEGLRKAAKKIEAMIKQFEQSYAVRDKQDVLAMCALQFAAQTEQKDIDRSTDTLEAENKLKSLNDLLQKHLVS
- a CDS encoding DUF4164 family protein is translated as MSELTEIVDSLENRISKLLHKYENLKQVHSSLEAEMTTVKEENQRLAQKLEGSNLEVQNLKAANAMLGSTEFKTETKLKLNSLIREIDQCIVQLSE
- a CDS encoding M23 family metallopeptidase, with protein sequence MKSILAVFLLLISTIALAQPNVPKDYFQNPLDVPLVLSGTFGELRSNHFHSGLDIKTQQRQGLDVVASAKGYVSRINIQHYGYGKALYVQHPNGYTTVYAHLKKFSPEIEAYVKKRQYANETYEIELFPEANELQVEANELIAFSGNTGGSGGPHLHFEIRDGSQRPMNPKLFGIEINDNRAPIIDGLYAYPLDADAHINNSRERQKINLIPLEDGSYIANEIDACGNIGFGVSSVDQQDGAPNRNGVYQIEAELNGDRVFTLPFKRFSFAESRHLNQLIDYEYYSKNKKRIQKLFVENGNPLSLYEDVVNKGELYIQDSLNYNYTIKVSDFAGNERIIRVPIQGMQRNDIPPKKEEKTDYFAQANQPFAAEANGMDIYIPKGSLYKDTYLDIEFGEDKVKVHNDHTPLHTNITIGFDVSGYSAEEKEKLFIARLGYNDRPNYSSTYKKVNRFTTRTRTFGEYTLASDVTSPKIWPTNFNDGQWISNNSTLQVKISDDLSGIKSYRATVNGKFILMEYEYKNNTLTHDFSDGVVTETENELKIIVTDNVGNSNIYEATFFRKNS